A single region of the Pseudomonas sp. B21-023 genome encodes:
- the eutC gene encoding ethanolamine ammonia-lyase subunit EutC, whose product MERHTPTPDNPWLALRNLTPARIALGRTGISLPTGAQLDFQFAHAQARDAVHLPFDHVGLRQQLSDRGRDSLLLHSAASDRHQYLQRPDLGRRLHEDSAQCLREHAQANPGGVDLAIVVADGLSALAVHRHTLPFLSRFEEQAAADGWSSAPVILVEQGRVAVADEVGELLGARMTVMLIGERPGLSSPDSLGLYFTYAPKVGLTDAYRNCISNVRLEGLSYGMAAHRLLYLMREACRRQLSGVNLKDEAEVHSIDSEDSAGKSGNFLLGEG is encoded by the coding sequence ATGGAACGACACACCCCCACCCCCGACAACCCCTGGCTGGCCCTGCGTAACCTGACACCGGCACGCATCGCCCTGGGCCGCACCGGCATCAGCCTGCCGACCGGCGCCCAGCTGGACTTCCAGTTCGCCCATGCCCAGGCCCGTGACGCCGTGCACCTGCCCTTCGACCATGTCGGCCTGCGCCAGCAACTCAGCGACCGCGGGCGCGACAGCCTGCTGCTGCACAGCGCCGCCAGCGACCGCCACCAGTACCTGCAACGCCCGGACCTGGGCCGGCGCCTGCACGAGGACTCGGCCCAGTGCCTGCGCGAGCACGCCCAAGCCAACCCCGGCGGCGTCGACCTGGCGATCGTCGTGGCCGATGGCCTGTCGGCGCTGGCCGTGCACCGCCACACCCTGCCCTTCCTGAGCCGCTTCGAGGAACAGGCCGCCGCCGATGGCTGGAGCAGCGCCCCGGTGATCCTGGTGGAGCAAGGCCGGGTCGCAGTGGCCGACGAAGTGGGTGAGCTGCTCGGCGCGCGCATGACGGTGATGCTGATCGGCGAACGCCCAGGCCTGAGTTCACCCGACAGCCTGGGCCTGTACTTCACCTACGCGCCGAAGGTCGGCCTGACCGACGCCTACCGCAACTGCATCTCCAATGTGCGCCTCGAAGGCCTGAGCTACGGCATGGCCGCTCATCGCCTGCTGTACCTGATGCGCGAGGCCTGCAGGCGCCAGCTGTCGGGGGTGAATCTGAAGGACGAAGCCGAGGTCCATAGTATCGACAGCGAAGATTCTGCCGGGAAAAGCGGAAACTTCCTGCTCGGTGAAGGGTAA
- a CDS encoding XRE family transcriptional regulator — MKTSGDRLKALLLECNLTPSDFAAQRKVTPQHVNNWFKRGVPQARLDELADLFCVRRRWLRSGEGPKHPTPLAPARCVPRGIAPPPPLQGLDTGMAHLPLHHLQQGSLQALPGHYQPVPRRALDALQVSTEKAICLGMPGNNMLPLLPEGTLLAVDRSFTRVVEGECYALLHNGRLRVHHLTLGQNGTLCLHSHDRLNHPCERYTAYQRRVQKVEILGWVFWWSCLRPARPG, encoded by the coding sequence ATGAAAACATCCGGTGACCGTCTCAAAGCCCTCCTGCTGGAGTGCAACCTGACCCCTTCCGACTTTGCCGCGCAACGCAAGGTCACGCCGCAGCACGTCAACAACTGGTTCAAACGCGGCGTGCCCCAGGCCAGGCTCGACGAACTCGCCGACCTGTTCTGCGTGCGCAGGCGCTGGCTGCGCAGTGGCGAGGGCCCGAAGCATCCGACACCGCTCGCACCCGCCCGCTGCGTGCCCCGGGGCATTGCACCGCCACCGCCGCTGCAGGGCCTGGACACAGGCATGGCGCACCTGCCCCTGCATCACCTGCAGCAGGGCAGCCTGCAGGCGCTGCCGGGGCATTACCAGCCGGTTCCCCGCCGAGCCCTGGACGCCTTGCAGGTGTCGACGGAAAAAGCCATCTGCCTCGGTATGCCCGGCAACAACATGCTGCCCCTGCTGCCGGAGGGCACCCTGCTAGCCGTCGACCGCAGCTTCACCCGGGTGGTCGAAGGCGAATGCTACGCACTGCTGCACAATGGCCGCCTGCGGGTACACCATCTCACCCTGGGCCAGAACGGCACGCTGTGCCTGCACAGCCATGACCGCCTCAACCACCCCTGCGAACGCTACACGGCCTATCAACGCCGCGTGCAGAAGGTGGAAATCCTCGGCTGGGTGTTCTGGTGGTCGTGCCTGCGCCCTGCGCGCCCAGGCTGA
- a CDS encoding zinc-dependent peptidase, protein MWSFSAWRRRRTLARYPVDPQLWQVIRDRLPLLDGISDEEDRWLRDACVLFLHDKHLTTLPGVELDDEQRLFLAAQAQLPLLHLGELNWYQGFHEIILYPDDFKSPQRHRDSSGVEHVWDAEHSGEAWQQGPVILAWPGVLSSGGWEAYNLVIHELAHKLDMLNGDANGLPPLHNGMRVEDWAQAMQQAYDELNRQLDANPDAETAIDPYAAENPAEFFAVTSEYFFSAPDLLHEAYPRVYQQLSLFYRQDPLSRLARLQAEHPDYRASHG, encoded by the coding sequence ATGTGGTCGTTCAGCGCCTGGCGGCGCCGGCGCACCCTGGCCCGCTATCCGGTCGACCCACAGCTGTGGCAGGTGATCCGCGATCGCCTGCCTCTGCTCGACGGCATCAGCGACGAAGAAGACCGCTGGTTGCGTGACGCCTGCGTGCTGTTCCTGCACGACAAGCACCTGACCACCCTGCCCGGCGTCGAGCTGGACGACGAGCAGCGCCTGTTCCTCGCCGCCCAGGCCCAGTTACCGCTGCTGCACCTGGGCGAACTGAACTGGTACCAGGGCTTCCACGAGATCATCCTCTACCCGGACGACTTCAAGAGCCCCCAGCGCCACCGCGACAGCAGCGGGGTCGAGCATGTCTGGGACGCCGAGCACAGCGGCGAAGCCTGGCAGCAGGGGCCGGTGATCCTCGCCTGGCCCGGCGTCCTGAGCAGCGGCGGCTGGGAGGCCTACAACCTGGTCATCCACGAACTGGCGCACAAGCTGGACATGCTCAATGGCGATGCCAACGGCCTGCCACCCTTGCACAACGGCATGCGCGTGGAGGACTGGGCCCAAGCCATGCAGCAGGCCTACGACGAGCTGAACCGCCAGCTCGACGCCAACCCCGACGCCGAAACGGCCATCGACCCCTACGCCGCGGAAAACCCGGCCGAGTTCTTCGCCGTCACCAGCGAATACTTCTTCAGCGCGCCCGACCTGCTGCATGAGGCCTACCCGAGGGTCTACCAGCAGCTGTCGCTGTTCTACCGCCAGGATCCGCTGAGCCGCCTGGCACGTCTGCAGGCCGAGCACCCGGACTATCGCGCCAGCCACGGCTGA
- a CDS encoding N-acetyltransferase, whose product MRIIQATLEHLDLLTPLFVKYREFYGQLPYPDSSRAFLEKRLKRKESIIYLALPDDGDDRLMGFCQLYPSFSSLSLKRVWILNDIYVAEDSRRMLVADNLMREAKKMAKKSNAVRMRVSTSSDNEVAQKTYESMGFRKDTEFENYILPISQD is encoded by the coding sequence ATGCGCATCATCCAGGCAACCTTGGAACACCTCGACCTGCTCACCCCGCTGTTCGTGAAATACCGCGAGTTCTATGGGCAACTGCCTTACCCGGACAGTTCGCGGGCCTTCCTTGAGAAGCGCCTCAAGCGCAAGGAGTCGATCATCTACCTGGCCCTGCCGGATGATGGCGATGACCGCCTGATGGGCTTCTGCCAGCTCTACCCGAGCTTCTCGTCGCTGTCGCTCAAGCGCGTGTGGATCCTCAACGATATCTACGTCGCCGAAGACTCGCGGCGCATGCTGGTGGCAGACAACCTGATGCGCGAGGCCAAGAAGATGGCCAAGAAATCCAACGCCGTGCGCATGCGCGTGTCCACCAGCAGCGACAACGAAGTGGCTCAGAAGACCTACGAATCCATGGGCTTTCGCAAAGACACCGAGTTCGAGAACTACATCCTGCCGATCAGCCAGGATTGA
- the ppa gene encoding inorganic diphosphatase, giving the protein MSYSKIPAGKDLPNDIYVAIEIPANHAPIKYEIDKDSDTLFVDRFMATPMFYPANYGFIPNTLADDGDPLDVLVVTPYPVAPGSVIRARPVGVLNMTDDGGGDAKVIAVPHDKLSQLYVDVKEYTDLPALLIQQIEHFFANYKDLEKGKWVKIEGWDGADAARAAITKSVAAYKG; this is encoded by the coding sequence ATGAGCTACAGCAAGATTCCAGCCGGCAAAGACCTGCCGAACGACATCTACGTCGCCATCGAGATCCCGGCCAACCACGCGCCGATCAAGTACGAGATCGACAAGGACAGCGACACCCTGTTCGTCGACCGTTTCATGGCCACCCCGATGTTCTACCCGGCCAACTACGGCTTCATCCCCAACACCCTGGCCGACGACGGTGATCCGCTGGACGTGCTGGTCGTGACCCCGTACCCGGTCGCCCCAGGCTCGGTGATCCGCGCCCGTCCGGTTGGCGTGCTGAACATGACCGACGACGGCGGCGGCGACGCCAAGGTCATCGCCGTTCCTCACGACAAGCTGTCGCAGCTGTATGTCGACGTGAAGGAATACACCGACCTGCCTGCCCTGCTGATCCAGCAGATCGAGCACTTCTTCGCGAACTACAAGGATCTCGAGAAGGGCAAGTGGGTCAAGATCGAAGGCTGGGACGGCGCCGACGCCGCCCGCGCCGCGATCACCAAGTCGGTCGCAGCCTACAAGGGCTGA
- a CDS encoding cupin-like domain-containing protein: protein MDKVMNSGSFAHVDFPTIDLTHDPKIDWLTRSQYWADFLRRYYFVGRKEHGPYGSQACIERTRRIEARIQEQSRAYGDAPTLPVPEVELKDLSPENFHKIYLEPNTPVVFRGAAKDWESVRKWTPQYLAEHYGDVKVATRVRGNELNEKALQYIDLPISEVVENILGGGTYYPGHTEDLFNKHPELRQELDLPTLGRYLSTRDKRIMSTQMFLSAGGVISGWHCTGGPNLFTMISGVKKWTFVHPKHSMWMHPITRKDMFYAATMLDWRKSHDEIEADGYPLYRYIPKYTTTLEAGDVLFSPHWWWHCVETPVPSLAIASRAINKMIMGNKMFSLMWVTSPRFRQTVMTVLKEGWGSDKATGAKLAFEFDTEEFVRRVSL from the coding sequence ATGGACAAAGTGATGAATTCCGGCAGTTTCGCCCACGTGGATTTCCCGACCATCGACCTGACCCACGACCCGAAGATCGACTGGCTGACCCGTAGCCAGTACTGGGCGGATTTCCTTCGCCGCTACTATTTCGTCGGGCGCAAGGAACACGGCCCCTATGGCTCGCAGGCGTGCATCGAGCGCACCCGGCGCATCGAGGCGCGCATCCAGGAGCAGTCCAGGGCCTACGGCGACGCTCCGACGCTGCCGGTGCCGGAGGTCGAGCTCAAGGACCTGTCGCCGGAGAACTTCCACAAGATCTACCTGGAACCTAATACCCCGGTGGTGTTCCGCGGCGCCGCCAAGGACTGGGAGTCGGTGCGCAAATGGACCCCGCAATACCTTGCCGAGCACTACGGCGATGTCAAGGTGGCAACCCGCGTGCGGGGTAACGAGCTGAACGAGAAAGCGCTTCAGTACATCGACCTGCCGATCTCCGAAGTGGTGGAGAACATCCTTGGCGGAGGTACCTACTACCCGGGCCACACCGAGGACCTGTTCAACAAGCACCCCGAGCTGCGTCAGGAGCTCGACCTGCCGACCCTGGGGCGCTACCTGAGCACCCGCGACAAGCGGATCATGTCGACGCAGATGTTCCTGTCTGCCGGAGGGGTGATTTCGGGCTGGCACTGCACCGGGGGACCAAACCTTTTCACCATGATCAGCGGCGTCAAGAAGTGGACCTTCGTGCATCCCAAGCACTCGATGTGGATGCACCCGATTACCCGCAAGGACATGTTCTACGCCGCAACCATGCTCGACTGGCGCAAGAGTCACGACGAGATCGAGGCCGACGGCTATCCGCTGTATCGCTACATTCCCAAGTACACCACCACCCTGGAGGCGGGTGACGTGCTGTTCTCGCCGCACTGGTGGTGGCACTGCGTCGAGACCCCGGTGCCTTCGCTGGCCATTGCCTCGCGGGCGATCAACAAGATGATCATGGGCAACAAGATGTTCTCGCTGATGTGGGTCACCTCGCCACGCTTCCGCCAGACCGTGATGACCGTGCTCAAGGAAGGCTGGGGCTCGGACAAGGCGACCGGCGCAAAGCTTGCGTTCGAGTTCGACACCGAGGAGTTCGTGCGGCGCGTATCGCTTTAA
- a CDS encoding MAPEG family protein: MSVVLYSYTLCVLVLFAKMFAISLYQGAYRIGRLTFKNAEDAGFVGRPASAEELPQVSRASQAWMNDLENIPLFFVLGGIYVLLEGPAGPAVWLFSLFTAARIVHTVTYLARWQPWRTLAYAVGVVCLFGIAGLIIAQLAARAG; encoded by the coding sequence ATGAGCGTTGTTCTGTACAGCTACACCCTGTGTGTCCTGGTGCTGTTCGCCAAGATGTTCGCGATCTCGCTCTACCAGGGCGCATACAGGATTGGCCGTCTGACCTTCAAGAACGCCGAAGATGCCGGGTTCGTCGGCCGCCCCGCCAGTGCCGAGGAGTTGCCGCAGGTCTCCCGCGCCTCCCAGGCGTGGATGAACGACCTGGAAAACATTCCATTGTTCTTCGTGCTCGGTGGCATCTACGTGCTGCTCGAAGGACCGGCAGGGCCTGCGGTATGGCTGTTCTCGCTGTTCACCGCTGCACGCATCGTGCACACCGTGACCTACCTGGCGCGCTGGCAGCCATGGCGGACCCTGGCCTATGCCGTGGGTGTCGTCTGCCTGTTTGGTATTGCCGGGTTAATCATCGCTCAGCTGGCCGCCAGGGCCGGCTGA
- a CDS encoding glutathione S-transferase family protein has product MIDLYTYATPNGWKVSVMLEELATPYRAILVDLPAREQESEAFRALNPNGRIPVIVDREAEDFCVFESGAILVYLAQKHGTLLPEETKARSTVMQWLMFQMGGVGPMMGQANVFNRYFPERIPSVIARYQAESKRLLAVLDRRLAEHEFLAGDYSIADIANWCWARGHEWSGVDVQDLPNLRRWLAAIEQRPAAQRGVKVPFDISDVFGAGRTAVAGETYAQQGQRLFVP; this is encoded by the coding sequence ATGATTGACTTGTATACCTACGCTACGCCAAACGGTTGGAAGGTCTCGGTGATGCTGGAAGAGCTCGCCACGCCCTACCGGGCCATTCTGGTGGACCTTCCCGCGCGGGAGCAGGAGAGCGAAGCGTTCAGGGCGTTGAACCCCAACGGCCGCATTCCAGTGATCGTCGATCGTGAAGCAGAGGACTTTTGCGTCTTCGAGTCCGGCGCCATCCTGGTCTATCTGGCCCAGAAGCACGGCACCCTGCTGCCCGAGGAGACCAAGGCGCGTTCAACAGTGATGCAGTGGCTGATGTTCCAGATGGGCGGAGTCGGCCCGATGATGGGCCAGGCCAACGTCTTCAACCGTTACTTTCCAGAACGCATTCCAAGTGTGATCGCTCGCTATCAGGCCGAGAGCAAGCGCCTGTTGGCTGTGCTCGACAGGCGTCTGGCCGAGCACGAGTTCCTGGCCGGGGACTACAGCATCGCCGACATCGCCAACTGGTGCTGGGCCCGCGGCCACGAGTGGTCGGGTGTCGATGTGCAGGACCTGCCGAACCTGCGGCGCTGGCTGGCGGCGATCGAGCAGCGTCCCGCAGCGCAACGTGGCGTGAAGGTGCCGTTCGATATCAGTGATGTCTTCGGTGCCGGCCGCACGGCCGTGGCTGGCGAAACCTATGCACAGCAAGGGCAGCGATTGTTCGTACCCTAG
- a CDS encoding DedA family protein: protein MDFNPLDLILHLDAYLDLLVNNYGPWIYAILFAVIFCETGLVVMPFLPGDSLLFIAGAVAAGGGMDPALLAGLLMAAAILGDSTNYVIGRTAGERLFRNPNSKIFRKDYLQRTHVFYERHGGKTVTLARFLPILRTFAPFVAGIAHMHYPRFLAFSVAGSLLWVGGLVTLGYFFGNVPFIKQHLSLMVVAIILLSLVPMILGLLRGRFGRTAKAH from the coding sequence ATGGATTTCAACCCGCTGGACCTCATCCTGCATCTCGATGCCTACCTCGATCTGCTGGTCAACAACTACGGTCCCTGGATCTACGCCATCCTTTTCGCCGTGATCTTCTGCGAGACCGGCCTGGTGGTCATGCCGTTCCTGCCGGGTGACTCGCTGCTGTTCATCGCCGGCGCCGTGGCCGCCGGTGGGGGGATGGACCCGGCGCTGCTGGCCGGCCTGCTGATGGCCGCGGCGATTCTCGGCGACAGCACCAACTACGTGATCGGGCGCACGGCGGGCGAACGCCTGTTCCGCAACCCCAACTCGAAGATCTTCCGCAAGGACTACCTGCAGCGCACCCACGTCTTCTACGAGCGCCATGGCGGCAAGACCGTCACCCTGGCGCGCTTCCTGCCGATCCTGCGTACCTTCGCGCCGTTCGTCGCCGGTATCGCCCACATGCACTACCCGCGCTTCCTGGCCTTCAGCGTCGCTGGCTCGCTGCTGTGGGTGGGCGGCCTGGTGACCCTGGGCTACTTCTTCGGCAACGTGCCGTTCATCAAGCAGCACCTGTCGCTGATGGTGGTGGCGATCATCCTGCTGTCGCTGGTGCCGATGATCCTCGGCCTGCTGCGCGGCCGCTTCGGCCGCACGGCCAAGGCCCACTGA
- a CDS encoding N-acyl amino acid synthase FeeM domain-containing protein yields the protein MSTDVEKRCVDEAGGTWILSVDDVRGTARLCSLSESALVLETTLAVRVGQVLTLQGRDDIARRDLAFEARVVQEEATGAVARLHCQPCDTCNGGQWPREVKHLCQRLRVDQAIAEAGEQAGHQPHCPASELHPSAPVLLGQAKSIDDREAAYRLVYGAYFRKGLAAPAQNGLYTNSFLLNPQTVTFVGKVEGEVAMTLTSIPDSVAALPMDAVFEDCLAPLRKQGRRLVEFGMLAVSTEHFGAMNYSIHDPERMLCVYSLFRIALQHAKFTRGCTDVVFAVPPKHQALYRFMGVSAISEVRYYSNYNTPAVAIRIDLLSLELRPHVRQFLFGNPMAQLKDIGLTEWSVQALARLFGSGAVQGAPQDVAAHFNSETQ from the coding sequence TTGAGTACAGACGTAGAAAAACGATGTGTTGACGAGGCCGGGGGGACCTGGATCCTGAGCGTCGACGATGTCCGGGGCACGGCGCGGTTATGTTCGCTGAGCGAGTCGGCACTTGTGCTGGAGACGACCCTGGCAGTACGCGTGGGCCAGGTGCTGACACTGCAGGGTCGCGACGACATCGCCCGGCGCGACCTGGCCTTCGAGGCACGGGTCGTGCAGGAGGAGGCCACCGGCGCGGTGGCACGTTTGCATTGCCAGCCTTGCGATACCTGCAATGGCGGGCAATGGCCGCGCGAGGTGAAGCACCTGTGCCAGCGCCTGCGGGTCGACCAGGCAATCGCCGAGGCTGGCGAACAGGCCGGTCACCAACCACATTGTCCGGCCAGCGAGCTGCACCCCAGCGCACCGGTGTTGCTGGGGCAGGCCAAATCGATCGACGACCGCGAGGCTGCCTATCGCCTGGTCTATGGCGCCTACTTCCGCAAGGGCCTGGCAGCGCCCGCGCAGAATGGGCTGTACACCAACAGCTTCCTGCTCAACCCGCAGACCGTGACCTTCGTCGGCAAGGTGGAGGGGGAGGTGGCAATGACCCTGACCTCGATCCCCGACTCGGTGGCAGCCCTGCCGATGGACGCGGTGTTCGAGGATTGCCTGGCGCCCTTGCGCAAGCAAGGGCGCCGTCTGGTCGAGTTCGGCATGCTGGCGGTGAGCACCGAGCACTTCGGGGCGATGAACTACAGCATCCATGACCCCGAGCGCATGCTGTGCGTGTACTCGCTGTTCCGCATCGCCCTGCAACACGCCAAGTTCACTCGCGGCTGTACCGACGTGGTATTCGCCGTACCGCCCAAGCACCAGGCCTTGTACCGCTTCATGGGGGTGAGCGCGATCTCCGAGGTGCGCTACTACAGCAACTACAACACCCCGGCCGTGGCGATTCGGATCGACCTGCTGTCGCTCGAACTGCGCCCGCATGTGCGGCAGTTCCTGTTCGGCAACCCCATGGCGCAGCTCAAGGATATCGGGTTGACCGAGTGGTCCGTCCAGGCCCTGGCACGGCTGTTCGGCAGCGGTGCGGTGCAAGGTGCGCCGCAGGACGTCGCAGCGCATTTCAACAGTGAAACCCAATAA
- a CDS encoding RND family transporter, producing MDAIIRFLINWRRLNALWVLIAVLAIAPGALGLRFDASIDSFLPEGNTERQQYDAFKQRFGEDRMVVIALPPQALFSDQAMARLEAVTERFKQLPDVAKATSIASVNIIHGQEQVLDILPVAEALAQPTQYDRQRVLDKLRASPLYQRDLISPDGQVAAILIEVRSAAGEGKFERVLESVAPIMQGSGFTLYHVAGEPVVEQQVTSDMWKDLKIFIPLTSLVLLVLLLAFLRNLGDVWVVMAVVTLCTVLLLGSMGRLGLPMNAVTVGLPSIMMCVAVLDCLHLLDTHRQGLNDGLPVLEAARRSLRQNFVPCFLTSFTTAIGFLTLAVSEVAPIRSFGVIAALAAILAYVLSYLVMPFLLECAPARRVRRSEHKHHARWVERLAPLYRSPRTLPLLTVAVVALALLPIGRLHVEASFLNFIDRSAPVKVSTDFVERELGGVSNLEVSLRTQDKGGVLEPGALREIAALQDYLGRIPGVDKTLSVVDFLRDIHREMNGGDPRFQVLPDSREAAEQYVFTYSLAGPDHELTRFIDYDNQSTRVRVRLQQMPHAQLQQVLDQVNDYLDRQPSVFEHSLTSYSVMQSAMVRLLLDGMLWSILFAVACMLVAFYLLIRSWKIAAVAVLVNIMPLVAVFGVMGALGLSINVGTSMIGCIMFGLVVDATLHCFYHARHAPAHLSAQQLVVVIFEDIGEALWTGALVLCAGFLVLGLGESYFTRLFGLFCALAIFVSLFCNAVGIPYLIHHFARRTEPSADAPGIALSER from the coding sequence ATGGATGCAATCATTCGATTTCTGATCAACTGGCGCAGGTTGAATGCGCTGTGGGTGTTGATTGCCGTGCTGGCAATCGCACCCGGTGCGCTGGGACTGCGGTTCGATGCGTCAATTGACTCCTTCCTGCCTGAAGGCAACACCGAGCGCCAGCAGTACGATGCGTTCAAGCAGCGCTTCGGTGAAGACCGCATGGTGGTGATTGCCCTGCCACCCCAGGCGTTGTTCAGCGACCAGGCGATGGCCAGGCTCGAGGCGGTCACCGAGCGCTTCAAGCAGTTACCCGACGTGGCCAAGGCGACCAGCATCGCCTCGGTCAACATCATTCATGGCCAGGAGCAGGTGCTGGATATCCTGCCGGTGGCCGAGGCGCTGGCCCAGCCGACGCAGTACGATCGCCAACGGGTGCTCGACAAGCTGCGCGCCAGCCCCTTGTACCAGCGCGACCTGATCTCGCCGGACGGGCAGGTGGCGGCGATCCTCATCGAGGTCCGCTCGGCGGCTGGCGAAGGCAAGTTCGAGCGTGTCCTGGAGAGCGTGGCGCCAATCATGCAAGGCAGCGGCTTCACGCTGTACCACGTCGCCGGCGAGCCGGTGGTCGAGCAACAGGTGACCAGCGACATGTGGAAGGATCTCAAGATCTTCATCCCTCTGACTTCGCTGGTGCTGCTGGTGTTGCTGCTGGCGTTCCTGCGCAACCTGGGCGATGTCTGGGTGGTGATGGCCGTCGTGACCCTGTGCACGGTGCTGCTGCTGGGCAGCATGGGACGCCTGGGGTTGCCGATGAACGCGGTCACGGTCGGCCTGCCGTCGATCATGATGTGCGTCGCCGTGCTGGATTGCCTGCACCTGCTGGATACCCACCGGCAGGGCCTCAACGACGGCCTGCCGGTGCTCGAGGCCGCACGTCGCTCGCTGCGGCAGAACTTCGTGCCGTGTTTCCTTACCTCCTTCACCACGGCCATCGGCTTTCTCACCCTGGCGGTCAGCGAGGTGGCGCCCATACGCTCGTTCGGCGTGATCGCCGCGCTGGCGGCAATCCTTGCCTATGTGCTGTCCTACCTGGTCATGCCGTTCCTGCTCGAGTGCGCGCCGGCCAGGCGCGTGCGGCGGTCCGAGCACAAGCACCATGCCAGGTGGGTGGAGCGCCTTGCGCCGTTGTATCGTTCGCCGCGCACGCTGCCGTTGCTGACGGTCGCGGTGGTGGCCTTGGCACTGCTGCCGATCGGTCGCCTGCATGTGGAAGCCTCGTTCCTCAACTTCATCGATCGGTCAGCACCGGTGAAGGTGTCCACTGACTTCGTCGAGCGTGAGCTCGGTGGCGTGTCCAATCTCGAGGTCAGCCTGCGGACCCAGGACAAGGGCGGGGTACTCGAACCCGGTGCGTTGCGCGAGATCGCCGCGCTGCAGGATTACCTCGGGCGAATCCCTGGGGTGGACAAGACCTTGTCGGTGGTCGACTTCCTGCGCGATATCCATCGCGAGATGAATGGAGGCGACCCGCGCTTCCAGGTATTGCCCGACAGTCGGGAGGCGGCCGAGCAATACGTCTTCACCTACTCGCTGGCGGGGCCGGACCACGAACTGACGCGTTTCATCGACTACGACAACCAGTCCACACGGGTGCGCGTGCGCCTGCAGCAGATGCCTCACGCCCAGCTGCAGCAGGTGCTTGACCAGGTGAACGATTACCTCGACCGGCAGCCGAGCGTGTTCGAGCACAGCCTGACATCGTACTCGGTGATGCAGTCGGCGATGGTCAGGCTGCTGCTCGACGGCATGCTGTGGAGCATCCTGTTCGCGGTCGCCTGCATGCTGGTCGCGTTTTACCTGCTCATTCGTTCGTGGAAGATCGCCGCCGTCGCAGTGCTCGTCAACATCATGCCGCTGGTGGCAGTGTTTGGTGTGATGGGGGCCTTGGGCCTGTCGATCAATGTGGGTACCTCGATGATCGGCTGCATCATGTTCGGCCTGGTGGTGGATGCAACCCTGCATTGCTTCTACCACGCGCGGCACGCCCCGGCGCATCTGTCGGCCCAGCAACTGGTGGTGGTGATCTTCGAGGACATCGGCGAAGCGCTATGGACCGGCGCGCTGGTGCTGTGTGCGGGGTTCCTCGTGCTCGGACTGGGCGAGTCCTATTTCACCCGCCTGTTCGGGTTGTTCTGCGCCTTGGCGATCTTCGTCTCGCTGTTCTGCAACGCCGTGGGCATACCCTACCTCATCCACCATTTCGCCAGGCGCACCGAACCCAGCGCCGATGCGCCCGGCATTGCGCTTTCCGAACGCTGA